A part of Candidatus Electrothrix aestuarii genomic DNA contains:
- a CDS encoding PilZ domain-containing protein translates to MEDEKRKNKRLRVDGYLVQFNDNDLLYTGVVENVSLTGLRVKFCRRNTKLMVKNSVSWERKPFEHRAPEYRLVFSTKPDGAPAASTDWHKAHNSSSYALAARPRWKAKTDDVTRIGFNITRYSEDWRQFVLQILPMRSLLPSPALAGPSSQGYLAYPFAVFGGVNCPERKCCRGHNESFADVASCLAYDNMQPELP, encoded by the coding sequence ATGGAAGACGAAAAACGAAAAAATAAACGGTTACGGGTGGACGGCTATTTAGTTCAGTTCAACGATAATGACCTGCTCTATACCGGTGTTGTTGAGAATGTCTCCCTGACAGGATTACGAGTGAAATTTTGTCGTCGTAATACGAAACTGATGGTAAAAAATTCTGTTTCATGGGAGCGGAAACCTTTTGAGCATAGAGCTCCTGAGTACAGGCTCGTCTTTTCAACCAAGCCGGACGGAGCGCCTGCTGCGTCAACGGATTGGCATAAAGCTCATAATAGTAGTAGCTATGCCTTAGCTGCCCGTCCACGTTGGAAGGCAAAGACGGACGATGTAACACGAATCGGTTTTAATATAACTCGTTATTCTGAAGATTGGCGACAGTTTGTTTTGCAAATTTTGCCCATGCGCAGTTTGTTGCCCTCTCCGGCCCTTGCTGGCCCCTCCTCACAGGGGTATTTGGCCTATCCTTTTGCGGTATTTGGTGGGGTGAATTGTCCTGAAAGAAAATGTTGCAGAGGCCATAATGAGAGCTTTGCTGATGTGGCATCATGCCTTGCCTATGATAATATGCAGCCCGAATTACCTTGA